The following nucleotide sequence is from Pseudoalteromonas xiamenensis.
ATGATTTTATTGAATTGGTTGACCGACATGGACTTGCCTACCACCATAAAACGTTGGGTCAATTGTTTTGTGACAACAGCGCGCAAGACATCGTGGATATTTTGCTGACTGAATGTGAGTGGGCGGGCGTTGAATTGCTTTTGAGACGAGAAGTGCTGTCAGTAAGTAAAACTGACGAAGGTTACACGCTTAAAACGTCTGAAGGGGAAATCAGTTGTGCTTCTCTTGTGGTTGCGGCTGGTGGTCTAACGATGCCAAAGCTTGGGGCAACACCCATTGGCTATCAAATCGCCCAACAGTTTGGTTTAAAAGTACACCCCACAACAGCTGCTTTGGTCCCTCTCACACTTCATGACCATGATAAACAACGGTTTGAAGGATTGTCAGGGGTGAGTATCGACAGTCTCGTCAGCAGTGAATCGGGCGTGTCTTTCCGTGAAAATATTTTATTCACGCACAGAGGCTTATCGGGTCCGGCCATTTTGCAAATTTCCAGTTTTTGGCAAGCGGGACAGGCGGTCACCATCAATCTACTGCCCGATAATTCCATTGAAGCGTTGATAGCGACGTGGCGAGAGCAAAGCCCGCAAAAATCACTCAAAAATGCACTTGCGACGTTACTACCAAAGCGATTCGTGGAAATTCTGACAGAGCAACAGGAAATCCCCGACAAAGCGCTAAATCAACTCAATCATGCTGAGTTGGCGCAAATTGCCCAAACAATTCATCAGTGGCAAATTAAACCAAATGGTACAGAAGGCTATCGCACTGCAGAAGTGACGCTTGGTGGCGTCGATGTCGATGAGCTTTCGAGCAAAACCTTTGAAGCAAAAAAAGCCTCAGGACTCTATTTTATTGGTGAAGTCACCGACGTAACTGGTTGGTTAGGTGGGTATAATTTCCAATATGCATGGAGCAGTGGTTGGTGCTGCGGGCAGTATTGTTAACTGACTAGATAAAATTACAACGAATAAATTTGGAATTGTGCGAACAGTATTGGGACTTATAAATTTTACTAGTATTAGAAATTAACTTCATTCTGCATATTGGAAGTGCAATATAA
It contains:
- a CDS encoding NAD(P)/FAD-dependent oxidoreductase; the encoded protein is MNFDVVVLGAGAAGLMCAAQAGYRGRRVAVVDMGKKAGRKILISGGGRCNFTNENASPANYLCQNPHFVKSCLSRYTQHDFIELVDRHGLAYHHKTLGQLFCDNSAQDIVDILLTECEWAGVELLLRREVLSVSKTDEGYTLKTSEGEISCASLVVAAGGLTMPKLGATPIGYQIAQQFGLKVHPTTAALVPLTLHDHDKQRFEGLSGVSIDSLVSSESGVSFRENILFTHRGLSGPAILQISSFWQAGQAVTINLLPDNSIEALIATWREQSPQKSLKNALATLLPKRFVEILTEQQEIPDKALNQLNHAELAQIAQTIHQWQIKPNGTEGYRTAEVTLGGVDVDELSSKTFEAKKASGLYFIGEVTDVTGWLGGYNFQYAWSSGWCCGQYC